From the genome of Alosa alosa isolate M-15738 ecotype Scorff River chromosome 20, AALO_Geno_1.1, whole genome shotgun sequence, one region includes:
- the LOC125285701 gene encoding mucin-5AC-like, which yields MASTTTGETARTITTSTVEPTETITRGTISGEPTTIKTTTSTTIESSETTMPSTISAFTSTTITMPTTTPNHASKTMENTASITTSTKVEPTTIAMVTTTGAHMTTKPTPTPVYELTTTAMATNTTKSASTTLANTKASTTTKTTTMETSTSASTETKNTTVTLETTGTTMANTMSVTTTDVKPRTALTTTTVEPTVITANVTTTGEPTATNNTVTTVVASPTTTTTNMPVTTANPMSATAMVKTTPVSTRTTAASTVESRTTTGKVTNTSAATATTMAKTITRGTISGEPTTIKTTTSTTIESSETTIPSTISAFTSTTITVPTTTPNHTSTTMENTASITTSTKVEPTTIAMVTTTGAHMTTKPTTTPVYEPTITAMATNTTQSASTTLANTKASTTTKTTTMETSTSASTETKDTTVTLETTGTTMTNTTPLTTTVVEPRTAITTTTVEPIVITASVTTTGT from the exons atGGCAAGTACTACAACTGGGGAAACTGCAAGAACCATCACAACTTCCACTGTTGAACCCACAGAAACAATAACTAGAGGAACAATCTCAGGTGAACCTACAACAATCAAAACCACCACAAGCACTACTATTGAATCTTCAGAAACCACCATGCCGTCCACCATTAGTGCATTTACATCAACAACAATAACCATGCCAACAACCACACCTAATCATGCGTCAAAAACCATGGAAAACACTGCATCCATCACAACAAGCACTAAAGTTGAACCCACAACAATAGCCATGGTAACGACAACAGGTGCACATATGACAACTAAACCCACACCAACTCCTGTGTATGAACTTACAACAACAGCAATGGCAACCAACACAACAAAATCTGCATCAACAACCTTGGCAAACACGAAAGCTTCTACAACAACTAAAACAACAACCATGGAAACCAGCACAAGTGCATCTACGGAAACAAAAAACACCACAGTCACCTTGGAAACCACAGGAACAACAATGGCAAACACCATGTCTGTCACAACCACAGATGTTAAACCTAGAACAGCCCTAACAACCACCACAGTTGAACCCACGGTAATAACAGCCAACGTAACCACTACAGGTGAACCTACAGCAACAAACAATACTGTGACCACTGTAGTTGCAtctccaacaacaacaacaacaaacatgccAGTCACCACAGCCAACCCAATGTCAGCAACTGCCATGGTTAAAACCACACCTGTGTCAACAAGAACCACAGCAGCCAGTACAGTTGAATCCAGAACCACAACAGGCAAGGTAACTAACACAAGTGcagctacagcaacaaccatGGCAA AAACAATAACTAGAGGAACCATCTCAGGTGAACCTACAACAATCAAAACCACCACAAGCACTACTATTGAATCTTCAGAAACCACCATCCCGTCCACCATTAGTGCATTTACATCAACAACAATAACCGTGCCAACAACCACACCTAATCATACGTCAACAACTATGGAAAACACTGCATCCATCACAACAAGCACTAAAGTTGAACCCACAACAATAGCTATGGTAACGACAACAGGTGCACATATGACAACTAAACCCACAACAACCCCTGTGTATGAACCTACGATAACAGCAATGGcaaccaacacaacacaatctgCATCAACAACCTTGGCAAACACAAAAGCTTCTACAACAACTAAAACAACAACCATGGAAACCAGCACAAGTGCATCTACGGAAACAAAAGACACCACAGTCACCTTGGAAACCACAGGAACAACAATGACAAACACTACGCCTCTCACAACCACTGTGGTTGAACCTAGAACAGCCATAACAACCACCACAGTTGAACCCATAGTAATAACAGCCAGCGTAACCACTACAG